The window CTGGCATCACTGCGCTTCGCTATCAATCAGGCTAGATCAAGACTCGAACCATCAAAAACTTAGACTGGTGGGGGCCACTTTGGGGGCTTCGAATTTTTGCGCGACAGCAAATATCTGATAACAAAAACAAATATTCGCGATGCCGAGTCCTCTTCTGGCACCAGTCAACCACTTTATCGTGTTGTTTTTACACGATAAAGTGGACGTTCTGAAAATGTGATCCCACATTGCTTCCCACATTTTGTGTGGGTTGGAATGAGCCTTGTCGGCCCTTGCTGGGACGCCAACTCAACTTGGCTGATCCCATTATCTGCCCTTCGGCTGTTGCGCAGGACGAATCCTGACGGTGCATCGAACTGGCTGCTGCGAGGTTGCGGCAGCCCTCCGGCAAGCGTCAATGGCATCGCGGTTATCGCGCTGGATGTCAGCGGCCTGCGCCAGTGTGCTCCATGCCTCGGCGCTGTCACTCTGCATCAGCCGCGCGCCAGCATCCCAGCGTGAGGGTGCGCCTACCATCCGGGCCGCCATGCGCTCGGGCCAATGCCAGCTATCGGGCATGGCGCGGGCGATTGTGCCGGGAAGGAAAGACCATAGCAGGATGCCTGCCAGAAAAGCTCCGCCTGCCACCTGGTAGAGCTGCTGCCGCTGCTCGGCGGCGGTACGGGCGTGGGCGGTGACGCTGCGCATAGCCTGGGCCGCATGGTGCAAATCGTCCCGTGCCTGGCTGATCCGGTCGTGATCTGTCCGCCGTGCCGATTCGGCTGCTGCGGCGATTCGATTGCCAATGCTGTCAGGCGTCATCTGCATCGCCGGATGACCAGCCATGCCCTTCAGGCTCTCACTGATTGCGCCCATCCGCTTGGCCATGTCGGTCAGGGTCGCGCCGTAATCGGGAATGACAATGTCGGCGCGCTCGGCGGCAAGGTGCTGGACGGCCCGGCGCATGAGCGCCAGCTCGCCTTCAAGGCGGGCGAAGGCCTCGGCTGCGGGATCGCCTGCGACCTCCGGGGCGGGCGGGTCAGGCTCCGGCTCAAGGTCCAGTTTCAGGTCCACATCATCGGTATCCATCGCGCTTCTCCTAAAGGCCCATGCCGATTGACCGGCTCCGCTCCATCGTGATGGAGGCGGCAAGGTCGCGGCCCAGATCGCGACCGAGTTCTGTCTTGATGCCAAGTTCGCGGGTGCGACCGCGCAGCAGGGATTCGACCTGCGCGTCGCGCTCCAGGCTCTTCGCCATGTCCGCCATACGGTAGGTGAGCCTCTGCGCACCCCTGGTGTCGCCATCGCGCTGCATGGCCTGTCGGGCCTGCCCAAGCCGCTGCCAGTCGCTGACAAAGCGGTCGGCGCGCTGCGCGGGATCGACGCGGAATTCCGCTTCAAGTTGCATGGCGCGGATTGCGCCCTGGCTGCGACCATCGGCGGCCTCTCGGGCCAGCGAGGGCTGGCGCTGCAAGGCGCTGGCGAGGTCGGCGCTGCCATGCGGGCGGACCGCATCGAGAGCCTTTCCAGCCTTCTCCAGTGCGTCGCGTTGGTGGGGCAGCACCGGCAATCCCTGTTCGCGCATTTGCCCGATGTCGGCGGCGGCACGAGCATAGCGTTCGACCGCCCGGCGCTGATCGGAGAGGCCAGCCTGATCGGGTGGCAAGGCTTCGAGCTTGTGTGCCTGCGGGCGGAATCCGGCGAAGATCGACTTCGCCCGTTCCGGCAACTGCCGGGCGATGTCGACAATCCGCTCGCGGAAGGTGATGCCGCGCCGTTCGGCGAACTGCTGCTCTGGCTTGTAGTCGCTCGCCATGTCCTTGCCGCGCTCCCGACTGAGCGTTCGGACGAGTTTCGACTGATCGGCGAAGTCATCGCGGCCATAGTGCAGGGCCATGCCATCACGGTGGCGGGACATCGCGACATAGGCACCATGGCTATCCATGCCTGGCGTTGCCAGCACATGCGCCCGGTCCACGGTCATGCCCTGCGCCTTGTGGATCGTGGCGGCATAGCCATGATCGATGTGCGCATAGTCCTTGGTGTCGAAAGCGACGTTGCGGCCATCGTCGGTGCGCACGGCCATGCGTTGCGGCGCCACCTGCTCGACGGTGCCCAGAGTGCCATTCTTGACGACCAGGCCCCGCTCATTGCGGAGGAACATGATGCGGTCGCCGCTGGCAAACTGGCGGTCGCCACGCTCCGCGCGGATGGCCACGTCATTGCCCAGTTCGCCACTGGCGCGCAGCTTTCCGCGCGCCGCGTCATTGAGTTCGCGCACCTCGTCATTGGTGTGGGTGAGAATGATCCGCGTATCGCCAGGACTGCCCTGCCGTTCTCGATCCCAACGCTCGATCAGCTCGCCGCGCGCAGCTTCTCGCGTCTCGGCAACATGCAACATGCCCCGTTCTTCATAGGCGTGAATGGCAAGGCCGGTGCGCCCGGTAGCGAGATGCCGCGTAGCCTCCTGCTGCCAGCCGTCATGCTGGCGGCGCACTTCGCTGATTTCGACACCGCCGTGCCGTTCGTGGATCGCACGAAACGCCGCTCCGGCTTCGATGGCCTGGAGCTGCTGCGGGTCGCCAACCAGGACAACTTTCGCGCCTGCGTCGGCGGCATGGGAGAGAACGCGCTCCATCTGCCGCGTGCCGACCATGCCCGCTTCGTCGATGACCAGCACGTCGCGCGAGGTGAGCAATTCGTGGCCCTGGCCCCACTGGTGTTCAAGGCTGGCAATGGTCCGCGAGGCAATGCCCGAACCATGCTCCAGCCCATCGGTGGCAATGCCGGACAGCGCCGCACCGCGAACGGTATAGCCGGCGCTCTCCCATGCCTCGCGCGCCACACCCAACATCGCGCTCTTGCCAGTCCCGGCATAGCCGACAACGACGCTCAGGCCGCGCCCATCGGTCATATGTTCGAACGCCGCGCGCTGCTCGCTGGAAAGCGCAAGGCCGCGCTCAGCCGCGCGCGCCAGCGCGCCTTCCCGGCCATTGCCTTCGACCTGATGCCGCTCGCGCTCCGCGAGCAATTCCGATACGCGCCCGAGCCGCTGTTCGGTCTCGATCATCTGGCGCGATGTGAACCGATCTTCGCCGCGACTGTCCTTGCCCAGCGCGATCAGGTCGGACGAACCGCGCACCGCGCTCATCGCCAAATCGAACTGCTCTTTCCCGTCGCTGTGCCGATGCACGAACATGGCAAGGTCGCGGGTTGTGAACGTCGCCTGTCCGTTTGCCACCAAGCGATTTGATACAGAGCTACGCTACAGTTGCCACGCCACTAATCGAGCTCGCATCGTCTCTGATTGAAGCAAGTGCCAACCTCGCTAAGCGTCGAAACATTGCCCGCAGCGATTTGAGTCCTCATCGAGGACCAAGCCGGAGCGCGATACGGTATTTTTGACGGTATCGAATCAGCGAATCAGGGCAATAAAGCGTTGTGATGTAACGCCTTGTCTACACATCACGGTCCCTCTTCTGGCACCATTTTTCTTCTCATCATTCTGCATTCGGCAGGGGTGTCCCGCAGGGGCCCGGCCTTAGCCGCCGAGCTTTCGCCGGCCGCAAGGGCCGGTTGTGCTGGTCTGCGCGAACTGGCAGAGTCTGACTGATCGGAACAGAGGATTGGCCGGACGTGGCGCTGCAGGATGATTCCCGGGATGAGATGGTGCTCGTTCCCGGGGGCACTTTCACCATGGGATCGGAACGTTTCTATCCCGAGGAACGGCCGCTTCGCCGGGTGCACGTGGATCCCTTCCGGATAGATGCAACGCCGGTCACCAATCGCCAGTTTGCCCGCTTCGTTGCCGAGACCGGGCATCACACCCAGGCCGAGATCGCCCCCGATCCCCGCGACTATCCCGGCATGCTTCCGGAAATGGCCCGCGCCGGTTCGCTGGTCTTTCGCAAGACGTCCGGCCCGGTGCCGATGGAAGACGTGACGCAGTGGTGGGAGTTCTGCTTCGGGGCGGACTGGCGCCATCCCTATGGCCCGGACAGCGATCTCGATGCGCTGGACCTGTGGGACCACCCCGTCGTCCATGTCGCCTGGCCGGACGCCGCGGCCTATGCCAAGTGGGCCGGCAAGGAGCTTCCCACCGAGGCGGAGCACGAATTCGCGGCGCGTGGCGGGCTGGAAGGGCAGGAATTTGCCTGGGGAGACGAGCTTGCCCCCGGCGGCAGGATGCTGGCCAATTACTGGCAGGGCCTGTTCCCCTTTTCCAACACGCGCGAGGATGGCTGGGAGCGGACCTCACCCGTCCGCAGCTATCCGCCCAACGGTTTCGGCCTGTTCGACATGATTGGCAATGTCTGGGAATGGACTGCCGACTGGTGGGCGGAAAACCCGGCAAAAGCGCTGAAGGCGAAGAAGGCCGGCGATTCATGCTGTGCCGTGCGCAACCTGCGTGGCGGCAAGCTGAAGGACAGCTTCGACCCCGGCCAGCCGCAAGTGCGGATCGGGCGCAAGGTGATCAAGGGTGGTTCGCACCTGTGCGCGGTGAACTATTGCCAGCGCTTCCGCCCCGCCGCGCGGCACCCGGAAATGATCGACACGTCAACCAGCCACATCGGCTTCAGGTGCGTTCGCCGGAACTGATTGGCGGACTAACGATTTTCTAAACCCTTCGCCCCTATGCCTTTTGCATGGCCAAGGCTGCATCCCGACGCGCCGCCGTTCCGGCGAGCTTTTTCGTGAAGGTAATCCTGCCTTTTGCGGTACCCTTCGCGCTGACGCTGGCCTTGATGGTGCTGGTTGGCGAGCGCTGGCCGCGTGACATTGCCCCCGGTTCCGGACTGAAGCTCGCGGGGCTTGTCGCCTCGGCGCTGACCGCGGCGCTGGTCTGGCGCTACACGGTGCGCGCGATCGAAGACCGGCGGGTGCACAAGGCCGCCGGCATCCTCTGCCTGGTCACTGGCCTTATGGGCTGGGCGGTGTGGACCACCGGCGTCCTGCCGAGCATCAACGGGGCTGCGCTCGGCAGCGAAAGCACCGTGCGGATGCGCCTGGAACGCACGGAAGTGACCGCCGTAAGCAAGAGCAAGGAACGCTATCACTGGGCGTGGCTGCGGACCGACCTGAACGATGCGGCCCTGGCATCGGGGCGCTACTTCATTCCCGAAGGACACTATCAGCGGTGGCAGGCCAGCAAGCCCGCCTCCGTCGAGGTGACTTACGCGCGCGGATTGCTCGGCGCGCAGGTGGTTACCGGCTTCCGCTAGGGAGCAATCCCCCTCACCCCGCCGGAGTGCTGTCGGATTCGCGCTTCACCAGCGTGTAAGGCAGGATCGTGCGCCGCGCCTCGCGGTCCTGCTCGTTCCGCACCCGCTCGGCCAGTTCGATCGTCGCACGTCGCGCCATTTCCGCGACCGGCTGGCGAATGGTCGTAAGGCCCGGCCAGACCGTATCGGCAATCGCCGAATCGTCGAAGCCCACGACCGACAGCCCTTGCGGCACGTCGATCCCGTGGCGGTGGGCGGTTGAAAGCACGCCGGCGGCCATATCGTCGTTGCTGGCAAAGATTGCGGTCGGCGGCGGATCGAGCGCCAGCAGCTTTTCCGCCGCAGCCAGCCCGGAGCGATAGGTAAACTCGCCATCGGCGATCAGGGCGGGGTCGAGCGCGATGCCGGCTTCGGCCAGGGCATCTTCGTAGCCCGCCTGCCGCAGCACGCTGGCCGTCTGGTCGGCAGCGCCGCGAATGAAGGCGATGCGGCGGTGGCCTTGGCCGACAAGGTGCGCGGTCATGGCGCGGGCAGCATCGCGGTCGTCAAGCGAAACGACGGTCGCCCCAGCCATCGGCTGGCCCGTGGCGATCTGCGCGATGGCAACACCGATATGCTGCAAGGCATCGAGCAGGTCGGCGTTGTCGCACAGTGGTGGCGGGGCCAGCACGGCATCGATGCGGTGCGACTGCAGCCGCGCAACCACCTCTTCCAGGCTGGCCTGCGCGGGCCATGCCTCGACAACGATCTCGGCATCGACCTGCGCCGCCGCCTCGAGGCTGCCGACAAGGAACTCGTTGAGATAGGCGGAACTGGGATTGCTGTGCAGCAGGCCGATCCGGCACTCGCGCCGCCCGGCCAGCTTGCGGGCCGCCTGGTTGGGAACATAGCCAAGCTGGGCGATTGCAGAGAGCACCCTCTGCCGGGTCTCTTCGCTGACGCGCGGGTTCTGGTTGGCCACGCGCGACACGGTCATCGTCGAGACGCCGGCCAGCTGCGCGACATCAGCGATCGTCGGCCCGGAAAGGCTCCGCCGCCCTGCTATTCTGCTGACTTCACCCCCTGCCATCCGGCTTCCCTATAATTCCGTCACGCCTGTCGCAAGCTGCCCGCTTGCATTGTCACGCGGGTTAACGCTAACATAGTTGCGAGGGAGAGCAAATGTTTCTCGGAATCGATATCGGCACATCCGGCGTAAAAGCTGTGGTCATCGACGGCCAGGGCGTGCTGCGCGCCCAGGCGAGTGCCCCGCTGGCCGTATCGCGGCCGCATGACCTGTGGTCGGAGCAGGAACCGGACAACTGGTGGAGCGCCACGCAGGCCGCTGTCATGGGCCTGCCGGCAGACCTTCGCCGTGCCGTCGCCGGGATCGGCCTTGCTGGCCAGATGCACGGCGCCACCCTGCTGGGCGCCGACGACCGCCCCCTTCGGCCGGCGATCCTGTGGAACGATGGCCGCTCCTTCGCCGAATGCGCGGAGATCGAGCAGGCCGAGCCGCAGACCCGGGCGATCACCGGCAATATCGCCATGCCCGGCTTCACCGCGCCCAAGCTGGCCTGGGTGCGCCGCCATGAGCCGGACCTGTTCGGGCAGGTCCGCACCGTGCTGCTGCCCAAGGACTATGTCCGGCTGGTGATGACCGGCGACAAGGCCAGCGACATGTCCGACAGCGCCGGGACGCTGTGGCTCGATACCGGCGCGCGCGACTGGAGCGAGGCGATGCTCGCCGCAACGGGCCTGACCCGCGACCAGATGCCGCGCCTTTACGAAGGCAGCCAGGCTACCGGCCGCCTGCGCGCCGATGTGGCGGCGCGCTGGGGGATGGATCCGGTTCCGGTTGCCGCCGGGGCGGGCGACAATGCCGCCGGGGCTGCCGGGGTCGGCGTCGTAGCCGATGGCGATGCCCTGCTCTCGCTTGGCACCTCGGGGGTGATCTTCGTCGCGACGGGCGACTTCAGGCCGAACCCGGCGCGTGCCGTCCACGCCTTCTGCCACTGCCTGCCGGGCCTGTGGCACCAGATGAGCGTCCACCTTTCCGCCGCCAGCTGCGTCGACTGGGCGGCGCGCAACGCCGGGCTGGACGTGCCCGCTTTCTTCGCCGCGGCAGAGGCTGCCGGCCCGGCGGCGGGCGGCGAGCTGTTCCTGCCCTACCTTTCGGGCGAGCGCACCCCGCACAACGACCCGCACCTGCGCGGCGCCTTCCTGGGGCTCGACAACGAGACCGACCCCGGCCGCATCGCCGCCGCCGTGCTCGAAGGCGTCGCCTTTGCCCATGCCGACGGGCTGGCGGCGCTGCGCGAGGCGGGGACCGTGGTGGAAAACCTCTGCGTCATCGGCGGCGGCGCGCGCTCGGCCTACTGGGGCACGATCATCGCCGCCGCGCTCGATGTGCGGCTGACCTACCTTGACGGCGGCGAGGTCGGCCCGGCGCTCGGCGCGGCCAAGCTTGCGCAGATCGCCGTGACCGGCGCCTCCCCCGCCGATGTCTGCACCCGCCCGCCCGTCATGCGCGAGATCGCGCCCGATCCGCTGCTGGTGGAGCGGCTGGCGCCCCGGCTTGCCAAATTCCGCCGCGCTTCTGCGGCTATCCGAACCCTGTGAAAGGAATCCCCATGTCCGCCGACTACTTCGCCGCCTTCGACACCATCCGCTACGAAGGACCGGAGACCACCAACGACCTGGCCTATCGCTGGTACGACAAGGACCGGCTGGTCATGGGCAAGCGCATGGAAGACCACCTGCGCTTTGCCGTGTGCATGTGGCACACCTTCTGCTGGCCGGGCAGCGACGTGTTCGGCGCGGGCACCTTCAGCCGCCCCTGGCTGCAAGGCCCGATGGACGCCCGCAACGCCGCCGCCAAGCGCGAGGCGGCACTGGCCTTCGTCGAGAAGCTGGACCTGCCGTTCTACTGCTTCCACGATGTCGACGTGATGGCCGATGCCGATGATGCCAGTGCCTTCCGCGCCTCCTTCGCCGAAGCGGTGGACCACCTTGAGGCGCTGCAGGCGCAGCACGGCCGCAAGCTGCTGTGGGGCACGGCCAACCTGTTCAGCCACCCGCGCTACATGGCGGGCGCGGCGACCAACCCCGACCCCGAGGTCTATGCCTGGGCGGCGCTGCAGGTGCGCGACGCGCTGGAAGCGACGCACCGGCTGGGCGGCGCCAACTATGTCCTGTGGGGCGGCCGCGAGGGCTATGATTCGATCCTCAACACCGAGATCGGCACCGAGCAGGAGAACTTCGGCCGCTTCCTCAGCCTCGTCGTCGATCACAAGCACCGCATCGGCTTCAAGGGCACCATCCTGATCGAGCCCAAGCCGCACGAGCCGACCAAGCACCAGTACGATTTCGACACGCAGACCGTTTACGCCTTCCTCAAGCGCTTCGGGCTGGAGAACGAGGTGAAGGTCAACATCGAGGCGAACCACGCCACGCTTTCCGGCCACACCTTCGAGCATGAGCTGGCCATGGCCCGCGCGCTCGGCATTTTCGGTTCGATCGACGCCAACCGCGGCGATCCGCAGAACGGCTGGGATACCGACCAGTTCCCCAACTCGGTGGAAGAGCTGACGCTGGCCCTGCTCGAAGTGATCCGCGCCGGCGGCTTCACCGATGGCGGCTTCAACTTCGATGCCAAGGTGCGCCGCCAGTCGATCGACGCGGCCGACCTGTTCCACGGCCACATTGGCGGGGTGGACGTGATCGCCCGGGCCCTGCTGCGCGCCGCCGCGATCATCGAGGACGGCCGGCTCGAGGCCTTCCGCGCCGAACGCTATGCCGGCTGGCAGGGAGAGCTTGGCCGCATGATCCACGCCGAGGGCACCACGCTGGCCCAGATCGCCGACCACGCCGTGCGTTCCAACGCCGCGCCGCAGCCCAGGTCCGGCCGGCAGGAATGGTGCGAGAACCTGGTCAACGCGTTCTGATCAGGCCTTTCCGGCGCCTGTCCAGCAGGGCGTTGAGGTTGACAAGGTTGACACCGTGTAAACCTCGCGTCCACCTGGCCGGGCGGCGGATTCCTGCGGCTTTCGGGCCATTCGGGCGGCTGGAACGCGCGGAAGAATAAAAAAACCGCGCGCCGCACGCCCGCAGCCCTGCCCTCACGGTCCCCGCCGCGCCGCGCCCTTGGCATCGCCGTGCGCGGCCTCGGAAATGTACCAGCTCTGCCGCACGTGGCGGTCCTGCGCGGCCTGCCCGTCCTCGGCCTCGCCATAGGGCCAGCCAGGACCGGGCAGCGCCTCGTCCTCGGTCCAGTCGAGCGGGGCGGTTTCCACCCGTTCGAGCAGGGCATCGAAGCGCCCGGCGGAAAACTCGCGCGCCACCTGGCTGCGACCGACCAGCCACGGGTTCTCAAGCGCCCAGGTGGCCAGCCGGTTGTCAAAGCGCCGCGTCGTGCCGACCAGTTCGCCGTGGTAATAGTGCTGCACCTCAACGCCGTTCACCGCGCGATCCATCACCGCATGGGCCAGCTGGTGCAGCCCCATTTCCAGCGCGACTTCCCAGCCGAGCGAAAACGGCGTGCCCTGCAAGCGGTTGCGCAGGTTGTAGGCGGAGGTGCGGCTCATCCCCACGGCCTTGGCGGCGAGGGAAACGGACTGGGTGGCGGCCAGCTCGCGCAGGAAATCCACCATCTTCTCGCGCGTCCACTCGGAATGACGCGGCGCACGGCGACGGGCGGAAGGTTCGGAACTGTGAGACATCGGTTCACCTTGGCACGGGGAAGCTAGGGAACCGGGCTAGTTATACGATTTTTGGGGAGTAGGAAAATGGGGTCGCCATCATTCGATCGCAGGCACCGCGTCGGCAACAATTGGAACAATTGCAGCCTGAAAGCTTTCGCCATCTGACAAGCGTCGTAAAGTTTGAGCGCATCACATCAGCCCAGTCATGGAAAGGCAAACTAGGCTTGTCGCATCTGATAAAAAGGTTTTGATATAAATAATCAACAGTTTAGAGGCGCATAAAAACTAAATAAGTAATTATGCCAATATATCCATATTTAATGGCGCCGCAAAATGCATTTTTCCATATTTTTCAGAATTTTAAT is drawn from Novosphingobium sp. TH158 and contains these coding sequences:
- a CDS encoding LacI family DNA-binding transcriptional regulator — translated: MAGGEVSRIAGRRSLSGPTIADVAQLAGVSTMTVSRVANQNPRVSEETRQRVLSAIAQLGYVPNQAARKLAGRRECRIGLLHSNPSSAYLNEFLVGSLEAAAQVDAEIVVEAWPAQASLEEVVARLQSHRIDAVLAPPPLCDNADLLDALQHIGVAIAQIATGQPMAGATVVSLDDRDAARAMTAHLVGQGHRRIAFIRGAADQTASVLRQAGYEDALAEAGIALDPALIADGEFTYRSGLAAAEKLLALDPPPTAIFASNDDMAAGVLSTAHRHGIDVPQGLSVVGFDDSAIADTVWPGLTTIRQPVAEMARRATIELAERVRNEQDREARRTILPYTLVKRESDSTPAG
- the xylA gene encoding xylose isomerase yields the protein MSADYFAAFDTIRYEGPETTNDLAYRWYDKDRLVMGKRMEDHLRFAVCMWHTFCWPGSDVFGAGTFSRPWLQGPMDARNAAAKREAALAFVEKLDLPFYCFHDVDVMADADDASAFRASFAEAVDHLEALQAQHGRKLLWGTANLFSHPRYMAGAATNPDPEVYAWAALQVRDALEATHRLGGANYVLWGGREGYDSILNTEIGTEQENFGRFLSLVVDHKHRIGFKGTILIEPKPHEPTKHQYDFDTQTVYAFLKRFGLENEVKVNIEANHATLSGHTFEHELAMARALGIFGSIDANRGDPQNGWDTDQFPNSVEELTLALLEVIRAGGFTDGGFNFDAKVRRQSIDAADLFHGHIGGVDVIARALLRAAAIIEDGRLEAFRAERYAGWQGELGRMIHAEGTTLAQIADHAVRSNAAPQPRSGRQEWCENLVNAF
- the xylB gene encoding xylulokinase encodes the protein MFLGIDIGTSGVKAVVIDGQGVLRAQASAPLAVSRPHDLWSEQEPDNWWSATQAAVMGLPADLRRAVAGIGLAGQMHGATLLGADDRPLRPAILWNDGRSFAECAEIEQAEPQTRAITGNIAMPGFTAPKLAWVRRHEPDLFGQVRTVLLPKDYVRLVMTGDKASDMSDSAGTLWLDTGARDWSEAMLAATGLTRDQMPRLYEGSQATGRLRADVAARWGMDPVPVAAGAGDNAAGAAGVGVVADGDALLSLGTSGVIFVATGDFRPNPARAVHAFCHCLPGLWHQMSVHLSAASCVDWAARNAGLDVPAFFAAAEAAGPAAGGELFLPYLSGERTPHNDPHLRGAFLGLDNETDPGRIAAAVLEGVAFAHADGLAALREAGTVVENLCVIGGGARSAYWGTIIAAALDVRLTYLDGGEVGPALGAAKLAQIAVTGASPADVCTRPPVMREIAPDPLLVERLAPRLAKFRRASAAIRTL
- a CDS encoding formylglycine-generating enzyme family protein; translated protein: MVLVPGGTFTMGSERFYPEERPLRRVHVDPFRIDATPVTNRQFARFVAETGHHTQAEIAPDPRDYPGMLPEMARAGSLVFRKTSGPVPMEDVTQWWEFCFGADWRHPYGPDSDLDALDLWDHPVVHVAWPDAAAYAKWAGKELPTEAEHEFAARGGLEGQEFAWGDELAPGGRMLANYWQGLFPFSNTREDGWERTSPVRSYPPNGFGLFDMIGNVWEWTADWWAENPAKALKAKKAGDSCCAVRNLRGGKLKDSFDPGQPQVRIGRKVIKGGSHLCAVNYCQRFRPAARHPEMIDTSTSHIGFRCVRRN
- a CDS encoding DUF6118 family protein, with protein sequence MDTDDVDLKLDLEPEPDPPAPEVAGDPAAEAFARLEGELALMRRAVQHLAAERADIVIPDYGATLTDMAKRMGAISESLKGMAGHPAMQMTPDSIGNRIAAAAESARRTDHDRISQARDDLHHAAQAMRSVTAHARTAAEQRQQLYQVAGGAFLAGILLWSFLPGTIARAMPDSWHWPERMAARMVGAPSRWDAGARLMQSDSAEAWSTLAQAADIQRDNRDAIDACRRAAATSQQPVRCTVRIRPAQQPKGR